A portion of the Nitratidesulfovibrio termitidis HI1 genome contains these proteins:
- a CDS encoding DEAD/DEAH box helicase — MPHAPEDSSQPGTSGTPDPPDRPNFTDTPKQESAPAAPSAASSRPAPSAAQPASFHFDADNPVRDYITALLASPFGRQVTHHRALPAREAAHAPNRRPWPKAVRDILARNGIDDLYTHQAHATDCIRAGRHVVVATPTASGKTYVYNLPVLERFLSDPDARALYLFPLKALAQDQLSTFNGLTDAWPADARPRAAIYDGDTTDHFRRKIRQNPPTVLLTNPEMLHLAILPHHQQWTSLLASLAFIVVDEVHTYRGVLGAHMAQVFRRLLRVCARYGAHPTFVFCSATVGNPGELAANLTGLGGDFESKNLVGEGTLWERVSFPHTPIPPNFSIGGNESASLGAGAGEARSGSVKRVKGARPPYGGAGGSAPCDINVITESGAPQGLRHFVFVNPDDSPSTAAIQLLRAALARGLRTIVYCQSRRMTELISMWAAEKAGPYRDRISAYRAGFLPEERRNIEARMSGGDLLAVISTSALELGIDIGGLDLCILVGYPGTVMSTLQRGGRVGRAQQESAVILVAGEDALDQYFVRHPNEFFDRPAEHAVVNPDNPVIAKRHIECAAAELPLPADEPWLAAPGAATALAELEAEGLVLRSADGGTLLAARKRPHRHVDLRGSGNTFTIEDGDGNVIGSVDGHRAYRETHPGAVYLHRGRSWVITRLDPGAQKVVAEQARVSWFTRVRANKTTEILDIHDQCVACGTRVFLGKLRVTETITGYEKRSVSGQRLLSVVPLDAPPFVFETEGLWFEIPDAARIATENELLHFMGAIHALEHAAIGILPLLVMTDRNDLGGISTPMHAQVGRPAVFIYDGLPGGAGLTRAAFADADALFRATRAAIAECPCETGCPSCVHSPKCGSGNRPIDKAGALFLLDRMASGTPESDPVQPGLEQGGKPDRGIFIGREGEEGKSRGAAPDPAGGLSVPRTPFLRPGNDARSGPHHPDETTRHDYQYMEEGAVPRRAMPAERTGTVADNGLNSDQRHATAHAPKEHGMTPDNTSDIRNAGPLFASPTAETDGRIIAPVGRYMVLDVETRRAAADVGGWHRADRMGVSVAVLYDAADDSYTPYEQDAVPEMLDRLRAADLVVGFNISRFDYAVLSPFAPYDLHTLPTLDMLTKVKDRLSYRISLDNLAQATFGTPKSADGLQALQWWKEQRLDLITAYCRKDVEITRALFLHGREKGYLLFTNKAGQAVRVPVAW; from the coding sequence ATGCCCCACGCCCCTGAAGATTCCAGCCAGCCCGGCACGTCCGGTACGCCCGATCCCCCCGATCGCCCCAACTTCACGGACACGCCGAAGCAGGAATCCGCCCCCGCCGCGCCTTCCGCAGCGTCCTCGCGCCCAGCCCCCTCTGCCGCGCAGCCCGCCTCCTTTCACTTCGACGCGGACAATCCCGTGCGCGACTACATCACCGCGCTGCTGGCCTCGCCCTTCGGGCGGCAGGTCACCCATCACCGCGCCCTGCCCGCGCGCGAAGCCGCCCACGCCCCCAACCGCCGCCCCTGGCCCAAGGCCGTCCGCGACATCCTTGCCCGCAACGGCATCGACGATCTCTACACCCATCAGGCCCACGCCACCGATTGCATCCGCGCCGGACGCCACGTCGTCGTCGCCACGCCCACGGCCAGTGGCAAGACCTACGTATACAACCTGCCGGTACTGGAACGCTTTCTGTCCGACCCGGACGCCCGCGCCCTGTACCTGTTCCCGTTGAAGGCGCTGGCGCAGGACCAGCTTTCCACCTTCAACGGCCTTACCGACGCCTGGCCCGCCGACGCGCGGCCCCGCGCCGCCATCTACGACGGCGACACCACCGACCACTTCCGCCGCAAGATTCGCCAGAACCCGCCCACCGTGCTGCTGACCAACCCGGAAATGCTGCACCTGGCCATTCTGCCGCACCACCAGCAGTGGACCAGCCTGCTGGCCTCGCTGGCCTTTATCGTGGTGGACGAGGTGCACACCTACCGCGGCGTGCTGGGCGCGCACATGGCCCAGGTGTTCCGCCGCCTGCTGCGTGTGTGCGCCCGCTACGGCGCGCACCCCACCTTCGTGTTCTGCTCCGCCACCGTGGGCAACCCCGGCGAACTGGCCGCCAATCTCACGGGGCTGGGCGGAGATTTTGAAAGCAAAAATCTTGTGGGGGAAGGGACCCTTTGGGAAAGGGTCTCCTTCCCCCACACCCCCATCCCCCCAAACTTTTCAATAGGGGGGAACGAATCGGCAAGCCTCGGAGCCGGGGCGGGCGAAGCACGCAGCGGCTCCGTAAAAAGGGTCAAGGGAGCGCGGCCCCCTTACGGGGGTGCAGGGGGCAGCGCCCCCTGCGATATCAACGTCATCACCGAGAGCGGCGCGCCACAGGGCTTGCGACACTTCGTGTTCGTGAACCCGGACGACAGCCCGTCCACGGCGGCCATCCAGTTGTTGCGCGCGGCCCTGGCGCGGGGCTTGCGCACCATCGTGTACTGCCAGTCGCGGCGCATGACGGAGCTGATCAGCATGTGGGCGGCGGAAAAGGCCGGGCCGTACCGCGACCGCATCAGCGCCTACCGCGCCGGGTTCCTTCCGGAGGAACGGCGCAACATCGAGGCGCGCATGTCCGGGGGCGATTTGCTGGCGGTCATTTCCACCAGCGCGCTGGAACTGGGCATCGACATTGGCGGGCTGGACCTGTGCATACTGGTGGGCTACCCCGGCACGGTCATGTCCACCCTGCAACGCGGGGGCCGGGTGGGCCGCGCGCAACAGGAATCCGCGGTGATACTGGTGGCCGGGGAAGACGCGCTGGACCAGTACTTCGTGCGCCACCCCAACGAATTCTTCGACCGTCCCGCCGAGCACGCCGTGGTCAACCCGGACAACCCGGTCATTGCCAAGCGGCACATCGAATGCGCCGCCGCCGAACTACCCCTTCCTGCGGACGAGCCGTGGCTGGCCGCGCCGGGAGCGGCAACGGCGCTGGCGGAACTGGAGGCCGAAGGACTGGTGCTGCGCAGCGCCGACGGCGGAACCCTGCTGGCCGCGCGCAAGCGGCCCCATCGCCACGTGGACCTGCGCGGCAGCGGCAACACCTTCACCATCGAGGACGGCGACGGCAACGTCATCGGCAGCGTGGACGGCCACCGCGCCTACCGCGAAACCCACCCCGGCGCGGTGTACCTGCACCGGGGCCGCAGTTGGGTCATCACCCGGCTGGACCCCGGCGCGCAGAAGGTGGTGGCGGAACAGGCCCGCGTATCGTGGTTCACCCGCGTGCGCGCCAACAAGACCACGGAAATTCTGGACATCCACGACCAGTGCGTGGCCTGTGGCACCCGCGTGTTTCTGGGCAAGCTGCGGGTGACCGAAACCATCACCGGCTACGAGAAGCGCAGCGTGTCCGGGCAGCGGTTGCTGTCCGTGGTGCCGCTGGACGCGCCGCCCTTCGTCTTCGAAACCGAGGGGTTGTGGTTCGAGATTCCAGACGCCGCGCGCATCGCCACCGAAAACGAGCTGCTGCATTTCATGGGCGCCATCCACGCGCTGGAGCACGCCGCCATCGGCATCCTGCCGCTGCTGGTCATGACCGACCGCAACGACCTGGGCGGCATCTCCACCCCCATGCACGCGCAGGTGGGCCGCCCCGCCGTGTTCATCTACGACGGCCTGCCGGGCGGGGCCGGGCTGACCCGCGCCGCCTTTGCCGACGCCGATGCGCTGTTCCGCGCCACCCGCGCCGCCATTGCCGAATGCCCGTGCGAAACCGGTTGCCCCTCGTGCGTGCATTCGCCCAAGTGCGGCTCTGGCAACCGGCCCATCGACAAGGCGGGCGCGCTGTTTCTGCTGGACCGCATGGCCAGCGGCACGCCCGAATCCGACCCGGTGCAGCCCGGGCTGGAGCAGGGGGGGAAGCCGGATAGGGGGATTTTTATCGGAAGAGAGGGGGAGGAAGGAAAGAGCCGGGGCGCTGCCCCGGACCCCGCCGGAGGACTATCCGTCCCCCGAACCCCCTTTCTGCGTCCGGGCAATGACGCCCGAAGCGGGCCTCATCACCCGGACGAGACAACGCGCCACGACTACCAGTATATGGAAGAAGGGGCAGTACCGCGCCGTGCGATGCCCGCGGAACGCACCGGAACCGTTGCCGACAATGGACTGAATTCAGACCAACGCCACGCCACGGCACACGCCCCCAAGGAGCATGGCATGACCCCGGACAATACCTCGGACATCCGCAACGCCGGACCGCTTTTCGCGTCACCGACGGCAGAGACGGACGGCAGAATCATCGCCCCCGTGGGCCGCTACATGGTGCTGGACGTGGAAACCCGCCGCGCCGCGGCGGACGTGGGCGGCTGGCACCGGGCCGACCGCATGGGCGTAAGCGTGGCCGTGCTGTACGACGCCGCCGACGATTCCTACACCCCCTACGAGCAGGACGCCGTGCCCGAAATGCTCGACCGCCTGCGCGCGGCGGACCTGGTGGTGGGCTTCAACATCTCGCGCTTCGACTACGCGGTGCTTTCGCCCTTCGCCCCCTACGACCTGCACACCCTGCCCACCCTGGACATGCTGACCAAGGTCAAGGACCGCCTGTCCTACCGCATCTCGCTGGACAACCTGGCCCAGGCCACCTTCGGCACGCCCAAATCGGCGGACGGCCTGCAAGCATTGCAGTGGTGGAAGGAGCAGCGCCTCGACCTCATCACCGCATACTGCCGCAAGGACGTGGAAATCACCCGCGCCCTGTTCCTGCATGGCCGCGAAAAAGGCTATCTGCTGTTCACCAACAAGGCCGGGCAGGCCGTGCGGGTGCCGGTGGCGTGGTAG
- a CDS encoding LysE family translocator has product MSLLSLLLYCVVVTFTPGPTNIVILSIAQGEGTRRALMFSAGAAVAFALMLAASAALNSLLAELLPSAQPVLQLVGGAYMLYLAWKVYGMNVGPNVGPDVGDAPAGGTDGGTVSDGGPVPRSDRALFVTGFLMQFVNPKVVMFTLTVMPSFVTLAQGSRGGVAAGVAAVSVIGWAAFAAWVGFGALLRRFLSAYRRVVNVLMALFLVYCAVAMSGVQQVLAR; this is encoded by the coding sequence ATGAGCCTGCTTTCATTGCTGTTGTATTGCGTGGTGGTTACCTTCACGCCGGGGCCCACCAACATCGTCATCCTGTCCATTGCCCAGGGCGAGGGCACACGCCGGGCGCTGATGTTTTCCGCCGGGGCCGCGGTTGCCTTTGCCCTGATGCTGGCGGCATCCGCCGCGCTGAACAGCCTGCTGGCCGAACTGCTGCCGTCCGCCCAGCCAGTGCTGCAACTGGTGGGCGGCGCGTACATGCTGTACCTTGCGTGGAAGGTGTACGGCATGAACGTTGGGCCGAACGTGGGACCAGACGTGGGGGATGCCCCGGCTGGCGGCACGGACGGCGGCACGGTCTCCGACGGCGGACCCGTCCCGCGTTCCGACCGGGCGCTGTTCGTCACCGGGTTCCTGATGCAGTTCGTGAACCCCAAGGTGGTCATGTTCACCCTGACGGTGATGCCCAGCTTCGTAACGCTGGCGCAGGGTTCGCGGGGGGGCGTGGCCGCCGGGGTGGCGGCGGTGTCGGTGATCGGCTGGGCGGCCTTTGCCGCGTGGGTGGGGTTTGGCGCCCTGCTGCGCCGGTTTCTGTCGGCGTACCGGCGGGTGGTCAACGTATTGATGGCCCTGTTTCTGGTGTACTGCGCGGTGGCCATGTCCGGCGTGCAGCAGGTGCTGGCGCGGTAG
- a CDS encoding AraC family transcriptional regulator: MRTEGNDHPGDDGRGRPALSGERFVYRRAAGVTVLSATMTRFAYKRHAHEEYALGVTQRGIQQYRLNGAQLASHRSGVMLFSPEQAHDGNAGDSSGIDYVMVYVPPALFAEATGRPEVVRFDAPIVYDARLAAVVLRLAHGALLGRDEALTSERLLLAAGLATSMAGGHGTKRQPPPVPRHGGAVRRAMEMIREGMGATLRLEDLCREAGLSKFHFIRLFRDETGMTPYQYFLNCKVEHARHLLEAGADTYDAMLECGFYDLSHLNRHFKAMFGTTATEYRRLWLRAGGEAAIPGGQEAGRAFVPEP; this comes from the coding sequence GTGAGAACGGAAGGCAACGATCACCCCGGCGATGACGGCAGAGGCCGCCCCGCCCTTTCCGGCGAGCGGTTCGTGTACCGCCGCGCGGCGGGGGTGACGGTGCTGTCCGCCACCATGACCCGCTTTGCCTACAAGCGGCATGCCCACGAGGAATACGCGCTGGGCGTGACGCAGCGGGGCATCCAGCAGTACCGGCTGAACGGCGCGCAACTGGCCTCGCACCGCAGCGGGGTGATGCTGTTTTCTCCGGAGCAGGCCCACGACGGCAACGCGGGCGACAGCAGCGGCATCGACTACGTGATGGTCTACGTGCCGCCCGCCCTGTTTGCCGAGGCCACCGGACGGCCGGAGGTGGTGCGCTTCGATGCGCCCATCGTGTACGACGCGCGGCTGGCGGCGGTGGTGCTGCGGCTGGCGCACGGCGCGCTGCTGGGCCGCGACGAGGCCCTGACCTCGGAACGGCTGCTGCTGGCGGCGGGGCTGGCCACCAGCATGGCCGGGGGGCACGGGACGAAACGGCAGCCGCCCCCGGTGCCGCGGCACGGCGGAGCGGTGCGGCGGGCCATGGAAATGATCCGCGAGGGCATGGGCGCAACGCTGCGGCTGGAGGACCTGTGCCGCGAGGCGGGGCTGTCCAAGTTCCATTTCATCCGGCTGTTCCGCGACGAAACGGGCATGACGCCCTACCAGTACTTCCTGAACTGCAAGGTGGAACACGCCCGTCACCTGCTGGAGGCCGGGGCGGACACCTACGACGCCATGCTGGAATGCGGGTTCTACGACCTGTCGCACCTGAACCGGCACTTCAAGGCCATGTTCGGCACCACGGCCACGGAATACCGGCGGTTGTGGCTGCGCGCGGGCGGCGAGGCGGCCATACCCGGCGGACAGGAGGCGGGGCGCGCCTTCGTCCCCGAGCCGTGA
- a CDS encoding amphi-Trp domain-containing protein has protein sequence MEKQKISLSTRLLCADAAGVVEALAEGLKERCLKVQKGDETLVLSPPEAVDVDVEAKVRDGRGKFMIEISWRIPDDETVAACEEVANLPGRDHLAPLGCADVEEVGDIDLDMALKKAEKPAKAPAKAKDHKDEKRDGDKRKDKPGKDAKPEKKSKSDKSEKDGKDKSGKSDKKDKGTKE, from the coding sequence ATGGAAAAGCAGAAGATATCCCTGAGTACCCGGCTGCTCTGCGCGGACGCGGCGGGCGTCGTAGAGGCGCTGGCCGAGGGGCTGAAGGAACGCTGTCTGAAGGTCCAGAAGGGCGACGAGACGCTGGTGCTCAGCCCGCCCGAAGCCGTGGACGTGGACGTGGAAGCCAAGGTCCGCGACGGACGCGGCAAGTTCATGATCGAAATTTCCTGGCGCATCCCCGACGATGAAACCGTGGCCGCCTGCGAAGAAGTGGCCAACCTGCCCGGTCGCGACCACCTGGCTCCCCTTGGCTGCGCCGACGTGGAAGAAGTGGGCGACATCGACCTCGACATGGCCCTGAAGAAGGCTGAGAAGCCCGCAAAGGCCCCCGCCAAGGCCAAGGACCACAAGGACGAGAAGCGCGACGGGGACAAAAGGAAGGACAAGCCCGGCAAGGACGCCAAGCCGGAGAAGAAGTCCAAGTCCGACAAGTCCGAGAAGGACGGAAAGGACAAGTCCGGGAAGAGCGACAAGAAGGACAAGGGAACCAAAGAGTAG
- a CDS encoding sigma-54-dependent transcriptional regulator translates to MNEKTHLLVLDDEKNYLLVLEALLTDAGYTVTALNDPETGLAFLEESEVDVIVTDMKMPKITGREVLEQVKKNWPHIPVLIMTAFGSIESAVEVMKYGAFDYITKPFSNDELLLSVHNAAELSRMHRQYRVLRENLEERYGMHQIIGKSRAIRETLGMVDRAAPSRSTVLISGESGTGKELVARAIHFSSPRNKGPFVSVNCMALNPGVLESELFGHEKGSFTGAVAMRRGRFEQAGGGTLFLDEIGELTPELQVKLLRVLQERRFERVGGTEEVEVDIRIVAATNKNLQEEVEKGNFREDLFYRLNVVHIALPPLRERREDIPLLVAHFVDKLARENGVTPKTFTPEALDYMTGYEWPGNIRQLQNVVERCLVLVSGDTIRVDDLPPELRDEESQLKSAVDLLPVQLDLADTLERIEAALIRRALVRADFVQVKAAELLAISKSLLQYKLKKYNITGH, encoded by the coding sequence ATGAACGAAAAGACGCATCTGCTCGTGCTCGACGACGAGAAGAACTACCTGCTCGTGCTCGAGGCCCTGCTGACCGACGCGGGCTACACCGTCACCGCGCTCAACGACCCGGAGACCGGCCTGGCCTTTCTCGAGGAGTCGGAGGTCGACGTCATCGTCACCGACATGAAGATGCCGAAGATCACCGGGCGCGAGGTGCTGGAACAGGTCAAGAAGAACTGGCCGCACATCCCCGTGCTGATCATGACCGCCTTCGGCTCCATCGAAAGCGCGGTCGAGGTCATGAAGTACGGGGCCTTCGACTACATCACCAAGCCCTTCTCCAACGACGAACTGCTGCTGTCCGTGCACAACGCGGCGGAACTTTCGCGCATGCACCGCCAGTACCGCGTGCTGCGCGAAAATCTGGAAGAACGCTACGGCATGCACCAGATCATCGGCAAAAGCAGGGCCATCCGCGAAACACTGGGCATGGTCGACCGCGCCGCGCCCAGCCGCTCCACGGTGCTGATCTCCGGCGAATCGGGCACCGGCAAGGAACTGGTGGCGCGGGCCATCCACTTTTCGTCGCCCCGCAACAAGGGGCCGTTCGTCTCCGTCAACTGCATGGCGCTGAACCCCGGCGTGCTGGAAAGCGAACTGTTCGGCCACGAAAAGGGCTCGTTCACCGGGGCCGTGGCCATGCGCCGTGGCCGCTTCGAGCAGGCGGGCGGGGGCACCCTGTTTCTGGATGAAATCGGCGAGCTGACCCCGGAATTGCAGGTAAAGCTGCTGCGCGTGCTGCAGGAACGCCGCTTCGAACGCGTGGGCGGCACCGAAGAGGTAGAGGTGGACATCCGCATCGTGGCGGCCACCAACAAGAACCTTCAGGAAGAGGTGGAAAAGGGCAACTTCCGCGAAGACCTGTTCTACCGCCTGAACGTGGTGCATATCGCCCTGCCGCCCCTGCGCGAACGCCGAGAGGACATTCCCCTGCTGGTGGCCCACTTCGTGGACAAGCTGGCCCGCGAGAACGGCGTCACCCCCAAGACGTTCACGCCCGAAGCCCTGGACTACATGACCGGCTACGAATGGCCCGGCAACATCCGCCAGCTCCAGAACGTGGTGGAACGCTGCCTCGTGCTCGTCTCCGGCGATACCATCCGCGTGGATGACCTGCCCCCTGAACTGCGCGACGAGGAATCCCAGCTGAAAAGCGCCGTGGACCTGCTGCCCGTGCAACTGGACCTGGCCGACACCCTGGAACGCATCGAAGCCGCCCTCATCCGCCGCGCCCTGGTCCGCGCCGACTTCGTGCAGGTGAAAGCCGCAGAATTGCTCGCCATCTCCAAGAGCCTGCTGCAGTACAAGCTGAAGAAATACAATATCACGGGGCACTAA
- a CDS encoding sensor histidine kinase, with product MPRRFELPGGLPFGFARFLSWVSLVLILATSIVMSVVITDSARNTMFRKQQEFASLLAENLNHQIYRRFTLPTLVGFGRIALRQPVQYERLDQLVQSVVHGLQVSRVRIYDHGKIVSYSTDRADLGRTDLAGPEVAVALRDEDPSYTVDAGVSFWRALFTPRLEPGSFILRTTYPLRVENRLGRIDDDDDGPIMGVLEMTQDITNDTRSIIAFQWLIIGTASLSSLVLFGMLLVFIRRAERVMAERMQEKQRLERELHQHEKLAGMGRVVASIAHEIRNPLGIIRSSAELLLKRPSSSDPVTARILEAIYDEAKRLSQTVNDFLDYARPRQPRQDPVEADAVLDRVLGFLEGELARREVAVARETEPGIAVSGDGDLLYRAFYNIMVNALQAMDGPGTVTVTSRRDGDTVELAFRDSGPGFDPANRERLLDPFFTTKDDGTGLGLPIVNSIITSHGGSLRIDNAPEGGAVVYVRLPLRAG from the coding sequence GTGCCGCGCCGTTTCGAACTGCCGGGGGGGCTGCCCTTCGGCTTCGCCCGCTTCCTGTCGTGGGTGTCGCTGGTGCTCATTCTGGCCACCAGCATCGTGATGTCGGTGGTCATCACCGATTCGGCGCGCAACACCATGTTCCGCAAGCAGCAGGAATTCGCCTCGCTGCTGGCCGAAAACCTGAACCACCAGATCTACCGGCGCTTCACCCTGCCCACCCTGGTGGGCTTCGGGCGCATCGCCCTGCGTCAGCCGGTGCAGTACGAACGGCTGGATCAACTGGTGCAGTCGGTGGTGCACGGGTTGCAGGTTTCGCGGGTGCGCATCTACGACCACGGCAAGATCGTGTCGTATTCCACCGACCGGGCGGACCTTGGCCGCACCGACCTGGCCGGGCCGGAGGTCGCCGTGGCCCTGCGCGACGAAGACCCCAGCTACACCGTTGACGCGGGCGTCTCGTTCTGGCGGGCCCTGTTCACCCCCCGGCTGGAGCCGGGCAGCTTCATCCTGCGCACCACCTATCCCCTGCGCGTGGAAAACCGCCTGGGCCGCATCGACGATGACGACGACGGTCCCATCATGGGCGTGCTGGAGATGACCCAGGACATCACCAACGACACCCGGTCCATCATCGCCTTCCAGTGGTTGATCATCGGCACGGCCAGCCTCTCGTCGCTGGTGCTGTTCGGCATGCTGCTGGTGTTCATCCGCCGCGCCGAACGGGTAATGGCCGAACGCATGCAGGAAAAGCAGCGACTTGAGCGCGAACTGCACCAGCACGAAAAGCTGGCGGGCATGGGCCGCGTGGTGGCCAGCATCGCCCACGAAATCCGCAACCCGCTCGGCATCATCCGCTCCAGCGCGGAACTGCTGCTGAAGCGCCCCAGCAGTTCGGACCCGGTCACCGCGCGCATCCTTGAAGCCATCTACGACGAGGCCAAGCGGCTCAGCCAGACGGTCAACGACTTTCTGGACTACGCCCGGCCCCGCCAGCCCCGGCAGGACCCGGTGGAGGCCGATGCCGTGCTTGACCGCGTGCTGGGCTTTCTGGAAGGCGAACTGGCCCGCCGCGAGGTCGCCGTGGCCCGCGAGACGGAGCCGGGCATCGCCGTTTCCGGCGACGGCGACCTTCTGTACCGCGCCTTCTACAACATCATGGTCAACGCCTTGCAAGCCATGGACGGCCCCGGTACGGTCACCGTCACCAGCCGCCGCGACGGCGACACCGTGGAACTGGCCTTCCGCGACAGCGGCCCCGGCTTCGACCCGGCCAACCGCGAACGGCTGCTGGACCCGTTCTTCACTACCAAGGATGACGGCACCGGCCTTGGGCTGCCCATCGTGAACTCCATCATCACCAGCCATGGCGGCAGCCTGCGCATCGACAACGCGCCGGAAGGCGGGGCCGTGGTGTACGTGCGCCTGCCCTTGCGCGCCGGATAG
- a CDS encoding pyridoxal phosphate-dependent aminotransferase, giving the protein MRISDRLTRIKPSATLAVNAKALELKAKGVQVVSLAVGEPDFPTPEHVREAAKTAIDEGFTRYTQVPGIPELRQAVCGYFARFYGVEAPMEATVVTNGGKQALYNLFQCLLNPGDEVLVPAPYWVSYPALVELAGGVPVPVASPAERGFKVTPEELDRAVTPKTRVLLLNSPSNPTGACYSRAETDAIMGWAIARDLFVVSDEIYDRLVYEPAEAVSVCDWWQRHPENVAVVNGLAKTFAMTGWRVGYALGHPDLIKAMTKIQGQSTSNICSVAQKAALTALTGSYDAVEEMKKAFRRRRDLAHGVVSSWPGVVCPKPDGAFYLFADMSALFTPALPDSASLCTHIMEQANVALVPGAAFGDDACLRFSYAVSDDTLMIALDKVAKVLFG; this is encoded by the coding sequence ATGAGAATCTCCGACCGTCTCACCCGCATCAAGCCCTCGGCCACCCTGGCCGTCAACGCCAAGGCGCTGGAGCTCAAGGCCAAGGGCGTGCAGGTGGTCAGCCTTGCCGTGGGCGAGCCCGACTTCCCCACCCCGGAACACGTGCGCGAGGCGGCCAAGACCGCCATCGACGAAGGCTTCACCCGCTACACGCAGGTGCCGGGCATTCCCGAACTGCGCCAGGCGGTGTGCGGCTACTTCGCGCGCTTCTACGGGGTGGAAGCCCCCATGGAAGCCACGGTGGTCACCAACGGCGGCAAGCAGGCATTGTATAATCTTTTCCAGTGCCTGCTCAACCCCGGCGACGAAGTGCTGGTGCCCGCCCCCTATTGGGTGAGCTACCCCGCGCTGGTGGAACTGGCGGGCGGCGTGCCCGTGCCGGTGGCGTCCCCGGCGGAACGCGGCTTCAAGGTCACGCCGGAAGAACTGGACCGCGCCGTCACCCCCAAAACCCGCGTGCTGCTGCTGAATTCGCCCTCCAACCCCACGGGCGCCTGCTACAGCCGCGCGGAAACCGACGCCATCATGGGGTGGGCCATCGCCCGCGACCTGTTCGTGGTGTCGGACGAAATCTACGACCGGCTGGTGTACGAACCGGCGGAAGCCGTCAGCGTGTGCGACTGGTGGCAGCGCCACCCCGAGAACGTGGCCGTGGTCAACGGTCTGGCCAAGACCTTTGCCATGACCGGCTGGCGCGTGGGTTACGCCCTTGGGCACCCCGACCTGATCAAGGCCATGACCAAGATCCAGGGCCAGTCCACCTCGAACATCTGCTCCGTGGCCCAGAAGGCGGCGCTGACCGCCCTTACCGGCTCCTACGACGCGGTGGAAGAGATGAAGAAGGCCTTCCGCCGTCGGCGCGACCTGGCCCACGGGGTGGTTTCGTCGTGGCCGGGCGTGGTCTGCCCCAAGCCCGACGGCGCGTTCTACCTGTTCGCGGACATGAGCGCCCTGTTCACCCCGGCCCTGCCCGACTCGGCCAGCCTGTGCACGCACATCATGGAGCAGGCCAACGTGGCGCTGGTGCCGGGCGCGGCCTTTGGCGACGATGCCTGCCTGCGCTTCTCGTACGCGGTGTCCGACGACACGCTGATGATTGCCTTGGATAAGGTCGCCAAGGTTCTTTTTGGATAA
- the sfsA gene encoding DNA/RNA nuclease SfsA: MTDGLPIMGTTGYGAPLLPFPLGCIVGRFVRRVKRFSVELEVDGAPLWVHSNNSGSMLGLMRPGAAVLASPAANPDRKLKYTQELVRCDGDGPRGFWVGVNTSVPNRLLEAAFHAGRLPWAAGYTSLRREAKRGESRLDARLDGPGLPTLWVECKNVTLVEDDVAAFPDAATERGAKHLREMMDIVARGERAAGFYLIQRPDGHCFGPADYIDPAYAALFHEARAAGVEIHPHRALVGMAGVDIGCEMAVVGC, encoded by the coding sequence ATGACGGACGGTTTGCCGATCATGGGCACGACGGGCTACGGCGCGCCGCTGCTTCCCTTTCCGCTTGGCTGCATCGTGGGCCGCTTTGTGCGGCGGGTAAAGCGGTTCAGCGTGGAACTGGAAGTGGATGGCGCGCCCCTGTGGGTGCACAGCAACAATTCCGGGTCCATGCTGGGGCTGATGCGCCCCGGCGCGGCGGTGCTGGCATCCCCCGCTGCCAACCCCGACCGCAAGCTGAAATACACCCAGGAACTGGTGCGCTGCGACGGCGACGGCCCGCGCGGCTTCTGGGTGGGGGTGAACACCTCCGTCCCCAACCGTCTGCTGGAAGCGGCCTTCCACGCCGGGCGGCTGCCGTGGGCCGCCGGGTACACCTCCCTGCGTCGCGAGGCCAAACGCGGCGAAAGCAGGCTGGACGCCCGGCTGGACGGCCCCGGCCTGCCCACCCTGTGGGTGGAGTGCAAGAACGTGACGCTGGTGGAAGACGACGTGGCCGCCTTTCCCGATGCCGCCACAGAGCGCGGGGCCAAGCACCTGCGCGAGATGATGGACATTGTGGCGCGCGGGGAACGCGCCGCCGGGTTCTACCTTATCCAGCGGCCCGACGGCCACTGCTTCGGCCCGGCGGACTACATCGACCCGGCCTATGCCGCACTGTTCCACGAGGCCCGCGCGGCGGGCGTCGAAATTCACCCCCACCGCGCCCTTGTGGGCATGGCGGGGGTGGACATCGGGTGCGAGATGGCGGTGGTGGGTTGTTAA